In Deltaproteobacteria bacterium, the genomic window ATGTCCTTGGGGTCTATTCCTTTATCCACGGAGCCAATCATCTCTAAATAGGCTTCAGCAAAAAAATCCTTGGAATTACGGTCTTTGAATAATCCCAGTTTGGACAATCCGCCTCCAACGACGGCGACTCCTCTTGATAGCTTTTTCCTCTTTCCCATGACAACCTCCTTGGTAATGGGTTAACCTAACCACAGAGCGTGCAGAGAACGTATCCATTTTAACTTTAACTCCTTAAAAATTTCTCCATCCTCTCCTTAACCTGATAAAGCGTCTCCCATTTCTTGGCATAGCAGATCCGAACTTTATCCCGCCCATCCTCTGGCCGATGGTAGAAGCTTGACCCCGGCACCACCGCCAGACCTGCTTTTTCCACCAGCGCCATAGCAAAGGCTTCATCATCCTCGTATCCCAATCCATCAATGCGGATCATCATGTAATAAGCCCCGGAAGGGCGAAGCACCCGGATCGAAAGTTTCTGGAAAATCTGCAAGAGGAAGTCCCGTTGCTCCCGGTAATGTTCTCCCAGGCCCCGGTAGTAAGAATCAGGGAGGCCCATAGCCGTGATGGCGGCGATTTGGAAGGGAGTCGGCGCCGCCACTACCAGGTAATCATGAACCTTGCGGATGGCTGACATCAGGCCATAGGGAGCCACAACATATCCTACCCGCCAGCCGGTTACACTGTAAGTCTTCGAACAACCGCTAATCGTGACCGTCCGCCCCCACATATCCGCCAAACTGGCTATGCTGACATGCTTAAATCCGTCGTAAATGATGTGTTCATATATCTCATCCGTTATGACATAAGTGCCATGATGCATACAAAGTCGGGCGATGGTCGCTAACTCCTCTCTTGAAAATACTTTACCTGAAGGGTTGGCCGGGGTATTCAGGATCAAGGCTTTGGGATTATGGGAAAAGGCTTTACTCAACTCCTCCAGGTCCATCCCCCATTCCGGCTCTCGTAAGGGCA contains:
- a CDS encoding pyridoxal phosphate-dependent aminotransferase, with translation MEYNVAKRTESFQESVIRKMTRVCQQYGGINLAQGFPEKSAPEEVLQAALQAIQGGNNQYSITWGLPALREAVSQKVSRFNLNGRRPDPEKEVTITCGSSEAIVASLLALVNPGEKVVIFEPFYENYLPGLALCGATPLFVPLREPEWGMDLEELSKAFSHNPKALILNTPANPSGKVFSREELATIARLCMHHGTYVITDEIYEHIIYDGFKHVSIASLADMWGRTVTISGCSKTYSVTGWRVGYVVAPYGLMSAIRKVHDYLVVAAPTPFQIAAITAMGLPDSYYRGLGEHYREQRDFLLQIFQKLSIRVLRPSGAYYMMIRIDGLGYEDDEAFAMALVEKAGLAVVPGSSFYHRPEDGRDKVRICYAKKWETLYQVKERMEKFLRS